One Pyrenophora tritici-repentis strain M4 chromosome 5, whole genome shotgun sequence DNA window includes the following coding sequences:
- a CDS encoding Ank-2 domain containing protein: protein MAEQATEEDILLAKRIISAAERHDVPALNILLKDGSANVQDPTATVATSPLHAAIAACGKAEEGKEASDAAVQTVEILLQNGAIWNDLNKEDETPGCIALRLGQKKIYDMMVEAGVRAEILFARLEALGMGEAASDAEEDAEIREEQPAAKKQKVSTEEAKPVEQPEPEAHDPAGMDDVSLDNKAYLKSQLRYKPGILLDESDNAVMMDWETQIMQRHAETLIPKKGLRTMNVGHGMGIVDTAILTHDPAEHHIVEAHPQVHQRLREQGWYDKPNVKIHEGRWQDVLPKLVEQGVVLDAIYYDTFAEDYKALKEFFAEYVVELLAKDGKFGWYNGLGADRQICYDVYTMVAEMDLFEAGFDTAWEDINVPSGLHGSDQWTGTRRPYWTIDVYRLPVNTFIK from the exons ATGGCCGAACAAGCAACTGAAGAAGATATCCTCCTTGCTAAGCGTATCATCTCGGCGGCAGAGCGTCATGATGTACCGGCATTGAACATCTTGCTCAAAGACGGCTCAGCCAACGTCCAGGACCCCACCGCGACAGTCGCAACATCGCCACTCCACGCAGCAATTGCAGCATGCGGGAAAGCCGAGGAGGGAAAAGAGGCGAGTGATGCGGCAGTCCAAACGGTGGAAATTTTGCTCCAAAATGGCGCTATCTGGAACGACTTGAACAAGGAGGACGAAACACCAGGTTGCATTGCGCTCCGCCTAGGCCAAAAGAAAATCTACGACATGATGGTCGAAGCCGGTGTACGTGCCGAGATTCTCTTTGCGCGACTGGAAGCCCTGGGTATGGGTGAGGCTGCCTCAGACGCCGAGGAAGACGCGGAAATTCGTGAAGAACAGCCAGCAGCCAAAAAGCAAAAGGTTTCCACTGAGGAAGCCAAGCCCGTCGAGCAGCCAGAGCCCGAGGCCCATGATCCAGCTGGCATGGACGATGTTTCTCTAGACAACAAAGCATACCTCAAGAGTCAGCTGCGGTACAAACCAGGCATCCTGCTTGACGAATCCGACAATGCCGTCATGATGGACTGGGAAACGCAAATCATGCAGCGCCACGCCGAGACGCTGATTCCCAAAAAGGGACTTCGTACTATGAACGTAGGGCACGGGATGGGTATTGTGGACACGGCAATTCTTACACATGATCCCGCTGAGCACCACATCGTTGAGGCGCATCCTCAGGTGCACCAGCGCCTCCGCGAACAGGGCTGGTACGACAAGCCCAATGTCAAGATCCACGAGGGGAGGTGGCAGGATGTGCTTCCTAAGCTGGTGGAGCAGGGCGTTGTGCTAGATGCTATTTACTATGACACTTTTGCCGAGGACTACAAGGCGCTCAAGGAGTTCTTTGCAGAGTACGTGGTTGAGCTTTTGGCTAAAGATGGCAAGTTCGGGTGGTATAACGGGTTGGGCGCTGATAGACAGATTTGCTATGATGTTTACACAATG GTTGCTGAGATGGATCTGTTCGAGGCGGGTTTCGATACAGCATGGGAGGATATCAATGTTCCGTCTGGGTTACATGGCAG